A single region of the Silene latifolia isolate original U9 population chromosome 8, ASM4854445v1, whole genome shotgun sequence genome encodes:
- the LOC141595076 gene encoding uncharacterized protein LOC141595076, whose amino-acid sequence MTIPETSKTGNSSSLPSVFAVSNIKNHVSITLGMDNDQYRLWVALFTNYAKANRVLHHIIDPKQKAPKPKTDEEQELWDTIDATVLQWIYATISTDLLQIVVEDDSTAMECWDRIRDIFQDNQHSRAVTLEQEFSHTMLAYFSNASAYCQRLKNLADQLKNVGSPVSDSRVVLQLVSGLTDAYHGVGTIIRQASPLPPFYRARSMLTLEEAGFTK is encoded by the coding sequence ATGACCATTCCAGAAACATCAAAAACCGGCAACTCTTCTTCTTTGCCCTCGGTTTTTGCCGTCAGTAACATCAAAAATCATGTCTCCATTACACTTGGTATGGACAATGATCAATATCGTCTGTGGGTTGCTCTTTTCACCAATTATGCTAAGGCCAATCGTGTCTTACATCATATCATCGATCCGAAACAAAAGGCTCCTAAGCCTAAGACCGATGAAGAACAAGAGTTATGGGACACCATTGATGCGACGGTTCTGCAATGGATATATGCAACGATCTCTACGGATCTATTGCAAATCGTGGTTGAAGACGACTCCACCGCCATGGAGTGTTGGGATCGCATTCGCgatatttttcaagataatcaacACTCGAGAGCGGTGACTCTCGAGCAAGAATTTTCTCACACTATGCTGGCATATTTCTCTAATGCCTCTGCGTATTGTCAACGTCTTAAGAATCTTGCCGATCAACTCAAGAATGTTGGCTCTCCTGTTTCTGACTCCCGTGTAGTGCTTCAATTGGTGTCAGGATTGACGGACGCATATCATGGTGTGGGTACTATTATTCGGCAGGCTTCACCGTTACCACCATTCTATCGTGCTCGTTCGATGTTGACATTGGAGGAGGCAGGGTTCACGAAATAG